CGTCTCCTTCGTCAACGCCCCCGACACCCCCGACCCGTCGGTCGCCTTCGTCCCCGAGCGCGACCAGATCAAGCCCGACCTGACGATCCTCACCCTCGAAGGGACGCGCACACTGTGACGCTCCAACTCCTCCTCGACGGCGGCTGGTTCACCGTCTGCGAGCAGTCCGACATGATCCCGGGCCGCGGTGTCGCGGCGCTGCTCCCCGACGGCAGGCAGGCCGCGCTCTTCCTGGACCGCACGTCACGTCCGTACGCAATCGGCAACCGCGACCCCTTCACCGGGGCGCACGTCCTGTCGCGCGGACTGATCGGCACCCACGAGGGCCGCACCTTCGTCGCGTCCCCGCTCCTCAAGCAGCGCTTCGACCTGGAGACGGGTGCCTGTCTGGACGACGAGGAGGTCTCGGTCCCGGTCTTCGCGGTGCGTGCCCTCTGACGTCCGCATTCTTATGCGGCTCACAACCTCCCCTCAGGAACCACGAAGCGTCCGTCCCTAGCGTCAGCCTCACCACCCCGTCCCCATGGGGCTACAACGGCGAGGAACCGGATGTTTCTGATCTATCTCAGGCGTGAGCTGAGCCGGCGCAAGAAGGCCGCCCTGGTGATCTCCATGGGCCTGGCGCTGGGTATCGCGCTGGTCATCACCGTCACCTCGGTGTCGGCGGGCATGAAGCAGGCACAGACGCAGGTGCTGAAGTCCCTGTACGGCATCGGCACCGACATGACGGTCACCAAGGCGGCCGAGGCGCCGTCGAGCAGCAGCAGCGGCCGTCCCAAGTTCAACTTCGACGCCCAGTCGAACGACAGCAGCAAGTCGCAGAGCTCCGACCGGGTCATGACCGCGGGCGGCCAGACCCTGGCCTCCACCAAGGTCGCGGCGGTCGCGAAGCAGACCGGCGTGGAGAACGCGGTCGGCGCGCTCAGCCTCAACGTGATGAAGGTCGACGGCACCTTCACGCAGGGCAAGGCGAAGTCCACCACCTCGGGCGGCACCGGCCAGGGCGGTCAGGGCGGCGGCGGAGAAGGCGGCGGCCAGCCCGGCGTCCAGGGCGGCGGCGCCTCCTTCGACGTCAACAGCTACACGGTGTACGGCGTGGACACGGCCAACCTGACCCTCGGCCCGCTCTCCTCCTCGAAGGTCACCACGGGCACCACCTTCACCAGCGCCCAGTCGAACGCCAAGGTGGCGGTCGTCGACTCCTCGTACGCCAAGGAGAAGTCGCTGAAGGTCGGCTCCACGGTCACCATCAAGTCCGTGAAGTACAAGGTCATCGGTGTCTCGACGGCCACCAGCGGCGACTCGGCCGCCAACATCTACATCCCGCTGAAGCAGGCGCAGACCCTCGCCTCCTCCGCGAACAAGGTCTCGACGATCTACGTCAAGGCGACCGACTCGCAGCAGATCTCGGCCGTCAAGAAGACCATCCAGAAGAACATCTCGGGTACGACGGTCACCACGTCGGCCGACCTGGCGAAGACGGTCTCGGGCTCGCTCTCGACCGCCACCAAGCTCGCCACCAGCGTCGGCAAGTGGCTCTCCATCGCCGTCCTGCTCGCGGCCTTCCTGGTCGCGGCGCTGCTCACCTCCTCGGCGGTCAGCCGCCGGGTGCGCGAGTTCGGCACGCTCAAGGCGCTCGGCTGGAAGAGCGGCAAGGTCACCCGTCAGGTGGTCGGCGAGTCCTTCGTCAACGGCCTGATCGGCGGCGGCCTCGGCATCGCGCTGGGTCTCGGGGCGGCGTACGTCGTGACCGCGATCAGCCCGACGATGACGGCCGAGCTCGGCTCCACCACCTCCGACTCGGGCGGCGGCCCCGGCGGTGGCGGCATGGGCGGCGGCCCGGGTCAGCAGGCGGCGTCCAAGGCCATCGAGGTCGCCCTCTCCGCCCCGGTCTCGGTCACCACCATCGCCCTCGCGGCGGGTCTCGCGATCGCGGGCGGTCTGATCGCCGGCGGCTTCGGCGGCTGGCGCGCGTCCCGGATGCGCCCGGCGGACGCGCTCCGCAGCGTCGCGTAACTCACCACCCCCACCAGGAGCAACTCCCATGTACAAGCTCACCGGCGTCTCCAAGCAGTACTCGCGGGGCAAGGAGACCGTCCACGCCCTGCGCGGCATCGACCTGGTCATCGAGGACGGCGACCAGCTCGTCATCCAGGGCCCCACGGGCGGCGGCAAGTCCACGCTGCTGCAGATGATCGGCGCCCTGGACCGGCCGACGTCGGGCAGCGTCGAGCTCGACGGTGTGGACCTGGCCGGGCTCAGCGAGGCCAAGCTCACCAAGGTGCGCTCGGAGAAGATCGGCATCATCTTCCAGAGCTTCAACCTCATCCCCACGCTCACCGCCCAGGAGAACGTGGAGACAGCCCTGGTCCCGATGGGCGTCAAGCCCGCCGAGCGCCGCGAGCGGGCGGCCGAGGCGCTGCGCTCGGTGGGTCTGGGCGAGCGTCTGCACCACGCGCCCTCGGAGCTCTCCGGCGGCCAGCAGCAGCGTGTGGCGATCGCCCGCGCGCTGGTCAAGAAGCCGAAGGTCCTCCTCGCCGACGAGCCCACGGGCAACCTCGACGAGGGCACCAGGGACGACATCATGAACGTCCTCAACACGATGTGCCGTGAGCACGGGCTGACCTTCATCATGGTCACCCACGACTCCGCCCTGGCCGCCAAGGCCCCGCGCCTGGCGACCATCAAGGCCGGCGAGGTCACGGTCACCGAGCAGGCGCAGCAGGTCAGTCACTGATCTCTCCCCGTCCCCGAAGAGCCGGTCCGTGTCCTCAGCGCGGACCGGCTCTTCGGCGTACGCGACCGAAATGCCGGACGCCGCCCTGCGTAAGCTCTGGAAGATTCCCGGCAGGCGTGCGGGGGTGAAGGGGGAAGGTGGGGAAATGGGCAAGGTGACGATCACCGACATCGCACGGGCGGCCGGGGTCTCGGTACCGACCGTGTCCCGCGTGGTCAACGGCCGCTCGGACGTGTCGCCGCAGACCAGGGCGAGGATCGAGGACCTGCTGCGGGAGCACGGCTACCGCAGGCGGCCACAGGCGTCCGGCAACCGGGCAGCCCTGGTCGACCTGGTCTTCAACGACCTGGACAGTCCCTGGGCGGTCGAGATCATCCGGGGCGTGGAGGAGGTCGCGCACGCGGCCGGCGTCGGCACGGTGGTGTCCGCGATCCACGACCGGGCCGGCTCCGCACAGCAGTGGATGAAAAATCTCCGGGCGCGTGCGTCGGACGGCGTCATCCTGGTGACATCGGTCCTCGAACCAGGGATGCACGAGGAGCTGCACCGGCTC
The sequence above is drawn from the Streptomyces sp. NBC_01465 genome and encodes:
- the nirD gene encoding nitrite reductase small subunit NirD yields the protein MIPGRGVAALLPDGRQAALFLDRTSRPYAIGNRDPFTGAHVLSRGLIGTHEGRTFVASPLLKQRFDLETGACLDDEEVSVPVFAVRAL
- a CDS encoding ABC transporter permease, which gives rise to MFLIYLRRELSRRKKAALVISMGLALGIALVITVTSVSAGMKQAQTQVLKSLYGIGTDMTVTKAAEAPSSSSSGRPKFNFDAQSNDSSKSQSSDRVMTAGGQTLASTKVAAVAKQTGVENAVGALSLNVMKVDGTFTQGKAKSTTSGGTGQGGQGGGGEGGGQPGVQGGGASFDVNSYTVYGVDTANLTLGPLSSSKVTTGTTFTSAQSNAKVAVVDSSYAKEKSLKVGSTVTIKSVKYKVIGVSTATSGDSAANIYIPLKQAQTLASSANKVSTIYVKATDSQQISAVKKTIQKNISGTTVTTSADLAKTVSGSLSTATKLATSVGKWLSIAVLLAAFLVAALLTSSAVSRRVREFGTLKALGWKSGKVTRQVVGESFVNGLIGGGLGIALGLGAAYVVTAISPTMTAELGSTTSDSGGGPGGGGMGGGPGQQAASKAIEVALSAPVSVTTIALAAGLAIAGGLIAGGFGGWRASRMRPADALRSVA
- a CDS encoding ABC transporter ATP-binding protein codes for the protein MYKLTGVSKQYSRGKETVHALRGIDLVIEDGDQLVIQGPTGGGKSTLLQMIGALDRPTSGSVELDGVDLAGLSEAKLTKVRSEKIGIIFQSFNLIPTLTAQENVETALVPMGVKPAERRERAAEALRSVGLGERLHHAPSELSGGQQQRVAIARALVKKPKVLLADEPTGNLDEGTRDDIMNVLNTMCREHGLTFIMVTHDSALAAKAPRLATIKAGEVTVTEQAQQVSH